TGCGTCGCGCTCAACGCACCGTCTGAGTAAATCGCGCCGGCGCTGCTTCCGGCGTATGGAGAAGTGCCTCCGAGTGCCTGGTTGCCGGAGAACATGTCACTTGTAAATGAGATAGCTCCCGAGTCATAGACAGCGCCGCCGTAAGCGTCGCTTGAATTCGTCGCGGCCGTCCCATCGGCAACGTTGTTCGTAAACGTGTCTGTGGTACTGGTGATGCCGCGGTCATCCCAGATCGCGCCTCCGGAAGCTTCGTCGCCGCCCTTCGCAATATTATGCGAGAACGTGTTGCCGCTGAACGTCATGGGTTGAGTGCTTGGGCCGCCGTTGTAAATTGCGCCCCCGATTCCGTCGTCGTTTGAACCAGCGCCGCCTGCGAAATTGCCTGCAGACGCAGTGCTCCCGCCGAACGTCGAGTTCGTGATCGACGGACTGAGCGAGTCGTAGAAGATTGCGATCGCGCCGCCCGAGCCCGTGAAGCCGCTTGCAGTCTGGCTTCCTGCGACGTTCGCTGTGAACGTCGAGCTATCGACGTTGAGATTCCAATAGGCGTAGATCGCGCCGCCGGAACAATTGCAGCCGCCAGACGAGAAAGCGGCGTTTCCAGTGAACAGCGTGCGGCTGAACGACGCCCCGGCGTCGTTGTAATACGCGCCGCCCTGATAGAGCGCCGTGTTGTTCGTGAAGGTCGAGGCTGCAATCGTCGATGGTACTGCTCCTTCGTCGTATACGGCACCGCCGTAGATTGTGGACGATCCGCCGTTGCCGCTGAAAATAGTGTTCACGATGGCGAGCGATCCGTTGTTTTCAACCGCTCCGCCGGAGCCTTCGGCGGGAGCAACCCCTCCCGAGAGTGTTACACCATCGATGAAGAGCGAAGAGCCCTGATTGACGCCGAAAATTTGCGAAACTCCGCCGCCGCTGATTGTCACGCCCGACGATTCGGATGGCGCGCCCACGCCGGCGCTATTTGGTGCCGAGGCTCCCGGACCGAGAACGATGATGCTTTGACCGCTGAGCGTGATCGGTGTTGAGACTGTAATCGACGAGACGCCCGAGAACATCAGCGCAGTGTAGACGCCGGCCGTTGTGCTTGCTTCGGCAACCGCTTCGCGCAAGGTGCATGTTGTGGTGCCGCCTGCACAGCTATTCGAGGGGCCACTCCCGTCGCCGCTACTCGTGACGGTAAGCAAATTTCCCGCCGTCGCACTCGCAGTATTTGGACCGCTGCTACTGACATTGAACGTTACGGCTGCAGCGTTGAGGGCCGTTCCAGTTCCGTTCGGCCCACTCCACGTGATGATGAGGAAGCTGTCGAGTCCGTAGTTCGCGCCGATGGACAAAACGCACGTCAGGTTAGGGCTGCCGCTGCACGATGAGACATTGAAAATCTGCGGCGTTCCGCCGTTGACGCTCACGGTGATCGATTGCGTGCCGGACGATATCGTCTGCGGCTTGGCAACACTATCGACGACCCGCTTGGCGCTGGACGTGGTCGATGACGAACCCGCAGCCGGGATCGTTAGCGTGAACTGGACGTTTCCTTTACCGCTCGCTGCGCCGGAAGGTGAGCCGCCGTTCCCCGAGCTGCCACCGAGAAACGATCGGCCGCCGCCTCCACCGCAGGACGTCAAAGAGAAGATCGAGGCGAGTATGAAGCCGGCAACGCGAAGACCACGCATGAAGAAAGGCCCTCCGATTCGCGCCAATCGTTTTAGCGATGCTACAAGAATTACTTATTGTTGTAGAGGCACCTGGGCGCGAATGAGATCAAAAAACCCCACCGATTGCTCGGCGGGGGTTTCTGATGTTTGCTAGTGGCTTCTCTGCAGGTTCTTCGAGTTGCGTGAATGCCTGACGATGGCCGCCTGCTGCGTCGTTGCGGTTCCACTGAGCTCGTACGCTCCGACGTCACACATGTTGTTCGCGCCACGCGAGAACCCGCGTTGGTCGACATTCGTTCCAGAGAACCCGTTGCACTCGCTGCTCGCGAACGGGATGAGCGCCTTGCCGGGACTCGAGCTCGTGTCCGCAATGGTTGACGTCGGGCCGCCGTTGCTTGCCAATGAGGCGAGCGCAGGACTCTGCCCTATGATGTCGCCCGTTTGCGGAGCGTTGCTCGAACCGCTTCCGTAGTTCGAACTCTGCTGAACGACGTTGTAACCGTACGAGTAAAACGTGTCGAGGTTCCAGATGTCCGACCCGCTTGCCGACGCGGTGTCACCGGCAATGATACTGTTCGCAGCATACACGTACGCGGACCCCGACCCGGCATCGTCGTTGCTGATTCCGCCGCCGTTGCCGGTCGCCGTGTTTTGGTAGATCGTTACGTTGACGAGATCTGTCTCGGCATTGTATGTGTTCTCGATTCCGCCACCGTCGACTGACGACGTGTTTGCCGTAATCGTCGAGTTCGTGATCGTTACATCGCCTTGATAGTTCAAGAAGCCGCCGCCTCCCGAGTGTGCAACGGTTCCGGCAACCGAATTGCCGTTGATCGTCGTCTGTCCGATCGCGACGCTTTCGCAGTCGGAGTATATTCCGCCGCCGCCGTCGCCGGCGTAGGCGACAGCCGTGACTTTATTACCCGAGACCGTGCTCTGTGTGAGCGTGAACTGGTTGCACACGTTGTAGATGCCGCCGCCGCCGTTGGTCGCGCTATTGCCGCTGACCGTTCCCGTGAACGACATGCTTGCGCATCCACCGTATGAACCGTTCGAGAAACCACCGCCCGCCGCATATCCATCAGTGTTGGCAATGGTCGTCGTAGCGGAGTTGCCG
Above is a genomic segment from Candidatus Baltobacteraceae bacterium containing:
- a CDS encoding choice-of-anchor Q domain-containing protein → MRGLRVAGFILASIFSLTSCGGGGGRSFLGGSSGNGGSPSGAASGKGNVQFTLTIPAAGSSSTTSSAKRVVDSVAKPQTISSGTQSITVSVNGGTPQIFNVSSCSGSPNLTCVLSIGANYGLDSFLIITWSGPNGTGTALNAAAVTFNVSSSGPNTASATAGNLLTVTSSGDGSGPSNSCAGGTTTCTLREAVAEASTTAGVYTALMFSGVSSITVSTPITLSGQSIIVLGPGASAPNSAGVGAPSESSGVTISGGGVSQIFGVNQGSSLFIDGVTLSGGVAPAEGSGGAVENNGSLAIVNTIFSGNGGSSTIYGGAVYDEGAVPSTIAASTFTNNTALYQGGAYYNDAGASFSRTLFTGNAAFSSGGCNCSGGAIYAYWNLNVDSSTFTANVAGSQTASGFTGSGGAIAIFYDSLSPSITNSTFGGSTASAGNFAGGAGSNDDGIGGAIYNGGPSTQPMTFSGNTFSHNIAKGGDEASGGAIWDDRGITSTTDTFTNNVADGTAATNSSDAYGGAVYDSGAISFTSDMFSGNQALGGTSPYAGSSAGAIYSDGALSATQTTFSNNSVAAADDAYGGAVYDDDPSDTVVFSSVQFTANSATASIPGNPQDSPEAEGGGLEIDYAPISWSNVTISGNTATATGNATYPGNALGGGFEYYSGDSQNQGCGDCCDEQCSKARNANATVQRALPPAAKAHAARLARRVARFASMKAHRASTLARMQALALARTPKNTKHAWAAAQQAAVRKPQGASGPPNGLDTVTFMNNTANAGAGGYAYGGGAEFSGYPTTNAVAFTGNIAEASGTGGYAVGGGFTYGNEDSCDTLTFTGTISGNSATNAGGGIWNVCGEVDIESSTVSGNSVTAVAYINDGGGGLWNYDTMTVVQSLVSGNSVAGAVAGTGGGGILTYSNYTNVVNSTIFNNTSSVDGGGIENAGNGELDLTNATITQNMATGHGGNVNNDPADQAPGSTFVYIANTILAGGTAASGSDVWNLDQFISSGYNIVQQSTNFGSGTANTPQTGDLIGTNPLISMALAANGGPTQTLSDTASSPGTGHIPFASGECNGQNGTNVDQRGYTRGAGSVCDVGAYEFSGASSGTQSVRRAAPRVTRFIRAGK